In Metopolophium dirhodum isolate CAU chromosome 7, ASM1992520v1, whole genome shotgun sequence, one genomic interval encodes:
- the LOC132949106 gene encoding uncharacterized protein LOC132949106 — MCRSHFDKTVQRDTNGRFIIRLPFKNTNNASALGKSYQIARRRWAATENRLRNNIPLCEAYTQFMHEYEALGHMERVIEEEGEGEEKGCYLPHHAVINENSTTTKVRVVFDASCKTESGNSLNDLLLKGPVLQDELLYILARFRTYNYVLSADITKMYLQIKVANEDCNYQRILWRADPKIQIQVYRLTTLTYGTVPAAFIATACLEKLADTGNDYLRARESIKRDFYMDDYLSGASTKEEAIRLKHEVLSILGQAGFELRKWSSNDPSIINSNVGREKGAGNDVRVFDCAITKILDLFWEPSDDVLRYKVSEYVKNMEIINKRKILYEIATIFDPLGLLGPVVIVAKLFMQNLWQLRVNWDEQLPKDVSDEWLQYKKCLPRLNKLVIPRMIISKHKIINIQIHGFADASTKAYGACLYLRGTDEVGTHTVRLICAKSKVAPLKTISLPRLELCAALLLQHRVIPKLRLDIERKYFWSDSTITLAWISSPSTRWKTFVAHGVGEIQDLSCTSEWSHVSS; from the coding sequence ATGTGTAGGAGTCATTTTGACAAAACAGTCCAACGGGACACAAACGGACGTTTTATTATCCGTTTGccgtttaaaaatacaaataacgcGTCCGCATTAGGAAAATCGTATCAGATCGCAAGGCGTCGATGGGCGGCGACCGAGAATAGACTCCGAAATAATATACCTCTATGCGAAGCATACACGCAATTTATGCACGAATATGAAGCACTAGGCCATATGGAACGGGTAATTGAAGAAGAGGGCGAGGGAGAGGAAAAGGGTTGCTATTTGCCACATCACGCggtaataaatgaaaatagtaCAACGACCAAGGTGAGGGTGGTGTTTGACGCGTCCTGTAAGACAGAGTCTGGCAACAGCTTGaacgatttattattaaaaggacCAGTTTTGCAGGACGAACTATTATACATACTAGCGCGTTTCCGTACCTATAATTACGTATTATCAGCTGACATTacaaaaatgtacctacaaatTAAGGTAGCTAACGAAGATTGTAACTATCAGCGGATATTGTGGCGAGCCGAtccaaaaattcaaatacaagtTTATCGTCTTACCACATTAACTTACGGTACGGTACCGGCAGCTTTCATAGCAACAGCTTGTTTAGAAAAATTAGCTGATACGGGAAATGATTACCTACGTGCACGTGAATCCATAAAAAGGGATTTTTATATGGATGACTATTTGAGTGGCGCGTCAACAAAAGAAGAAGCTATAAGATTAAAACATGAAGTACTGTCAATATTAGGGCAAGCGGGTTTCGAGCTACGGAAGTGGTCGTCCAATGACCctagtattataaatagtaatgtCGGTCGTGAAAAAGGTGCGGGTAACGACGTGCGAGTTTTCGATTGTGCGATAACAAAAATACTAGACCTATTCTGGGAACCGAGCGACGACGTATTAAGGTATAAAGTAAGCGAATACgttaaaaatatggaaattattaacaaacgaaaaatattGTACGAAATAGCTACAATATTCGACCCCCTCGGTTTATTAGGTCCAGTGGTAATAGTAGctaaattatttatgcaaaaTTTATGGCAGTTACGTGTAAACTGGGACGAACAATTACCGAAAGACGTATCAGACGAATGGctacaatacaaaaaatgtttaccgcGACTAAATAAACTAGTAATTCCGCGTATGATTATtagtaaacataaaattataaatatccaaATTCATGGATTTGCGGATGCATCGACAAAAGCGTATGGCGCATGTTTGTATTTACGCGGTACGGATGAAGTAGGTACACACACAGTGAGACTTATATGCGCCAAATCTAAGGTCGCACCGTTAAAAACGATATCATTACCGAGACTAGAACTATGTGCTGCGTTACTATTGCAGCATCGTGTGATTCCAAAATTACGACTAGACATagagagaaaatatttttggtcGGATTCTACTATTACTCTTGCTTGGATCTCGTCACCGTCCACCAGGTGGAAAACATTTGTTGCCCACGGGGTTGGAGAGATTCAAGATTTATCCTGCACTAGTGAGTGGTCACACGTTAGTAGTTAG